A region from the Takifugu rubripes chromosome 22, fTakRub1.2, whole genome shotgun sequence genome encodes:
- the e2f5 gene encoding transcription factor E2F5, which yields MDFGTPVTLRAAPSRHEKSLGVLTMKFVRLLQQAEDGVLDLKVAASSLAVGQKRRIYDITNVLEGVGLIEKKNKNIIQWRGENSHNRTREVMEQVQHLKAQNSELEAREKELDNQKAWLEENIKFLSHDPNSTTYRFVTHEDICNAFRGETLLAVLAPAGTQLEVPLPEKGQSGQKKYQVNLRSHFSPIQVLLINRDSDSSVPVVFPVPPTEIICPTPPSTPASLQRFPLSSSGHSTSTSTSMSSYWSQDSLCSDHQMVLPEHDDLLTPSSTPPDAQTEYESQGVALSEQLQVDLAGPEFQSELDMSSFLRLNSAGDHLKEDQEGPVDLIEELMSTDCIDYSFNLDDNEGVCDLFDVQILNY from the exons ATGGATTTTGGGACACCGGTGACTCTACGCGCAGCACCGAGTCGGCACGAGAAAAGTTTGGGGGTCCTCACCATGAAGTTCGTCCGTCTGCTTCAACAAGCCGAGGATGGCGTCCTGGATTTAAAAGTG GCTGCAAGCAGTTTGGCAGTggggcagaagaggaggatCTATGACATTACCAACGTGTTAGAAGGAGTGGGATTGAttgagaagaagaacaagaacatAATCCAGTGGAG AGGGGAGAACTCACACAACCGAACCCGGGAGGTGATGGAGCAAGTGCAGCATTTAAAGGCCCAAAACTCTGAACTGGAGGCCCGGGAGAAAGAGCTGGACAACCAGAAGGCTTGGCTGGAGGAGAACATCAAGTTCCTCAGCCATGATCCTAACAGCACCAC TTACAGATTTGTGACGCATGAAGACATTTGCAATGCTTTCAGAGGTGAAACTCTCTTAGCTGTACTGGCTCCTGCTGGAACCCAGCTGGAAGTACCTTTACCAGAAAAG GGTCAGAGCGGTCAGAAGAAGTACCAGGTGAACCTGCGCAGCCACTTTTCTCCCATCCAGGTCCTGCTCATCAACAGGGATTCGGACTCTTCAGTGCCAGTGGTCTTCCCTGTGCCACCTACTGAGATCATCTGTCCAACTCCACCCAGTACTCCTGCTAGCCTGCAGAGGTTCCCTCTCTCATCATCTGGTCACTCCACCTCCACTTccacctccatgtcctcctACTGGAGCCAGGACTCTCTCTGCTCAGACCACCAGATGGTGCTACCAGAGCATGATGACCTGCTGACTCCTTCATCCACCCCTCCAGATGCACAGACCG AATACGAAAGTCAGGGTGTTGCATTgtcggagcagctgcaggtggacctGGCAGGTCCAGAGTTCCAGTCTGAATTGGACATGAGCAGCTTTCTGAGGCTCAACTCTGCAGGAGACCATTTGAAGGAAGACCAAGAGG GTCCCGTTGACCTGATTGAAGAACTAATGTCCACAGATT GTATAGACTACAGCTTCAACTTAGATGACAACGAGGGAGTGTGTGACCTGTTTGACGTACAAATCCTCAACTACTGA
- the ackr4a gene encoding atypical chemokine receptor 4, protein MDVSEELDYYYHDNISINFTYDDYPTICEKAEVRSFAALFLPVIYTVCVIVGLAGNAVVVAVYAYLKRLKTMTDAFLTHLAVADLLLLFTLPFWAADAARGWELGAVVCKIVSSCYTVNFTCCMLLLACISVDRHLAVARMRGESRGQLLQRVFTRRHCWKVCFVVWALAFILGLPDLILSEVRWASNRSVCLAVYPPSMYSGGKAGLEIMEVLLGFLIPLLVMVISYWKMGQALRGLPVESRSKKWKVLRVLLTVVGVFVVTQLPYNVLKVYRAMDSVYTLVTHCGTSKVLDQAAQVTESLALCHCCLNPILYAFVGASFKQQMVKVVKQLGQKRRKRRPNPAEEEGMEMSFNSHNGSQETDTFSV, encoded by the coding sequence ATGGATGTCTCAGAGGAGCTGGACTACTATTACCACgacaacatcagcatcaacttCACCTATGACGACTACCCTACCATCTGCGAGAAGGCAGAGGTCCGCTCCTTTGCAGCCCTCTTCCTCCCCGTCATATATACCGTGTGTGTGATTGTAGGACTGGCCGGTAACGCCGTAGTTGTGGCCGTGTATGCCTACCTCAAACGCCTCAAAACCATGACGGATGCTTTTCTGACCCACCTGGCAGTGgccgacctgctgctgctcttcacgcTGCCTTTCTGGGCCGCTGACGCGGCAAGAGGCTGGGAGCTCGGTGCAGTGGTGTGCAAGATTGTCTCATCCTGCTACACAGTCAACTTCACCTGCtgcatgctgctgctggcctgcaTCAGCGTGGATCGCCACCTGGCTGTAGCCAGGATGCGGGGCGAGAGCCgagggcagctgctgcagagggtgTTCACCAGGAGACACTGCTGGAAGGTGTGCTTCGTTGTCTGGGCGTTGGCGTTCATCCTCGGCCTTCCTGATTTAATCCTATCAGAGGTCAGATGGGCCTCCAACAGGAGTGTCTGCTTGGCAGTTTACCCTCCATCGATGTATAGTGGTGGGAAAGCTGGCCTGGAGATAATGGAAGTGCTGCTGGGATTCCTGATTCCCCTCTTGGTTATGGTCATCTCTTACTGGAAAATGGGCCAGGCCCTGAGAGGCCTTCCTGTTGAGAGCAGGAGCAAGAAGTGGAAGGTTCTAAGGGTGCTGCTGACCGTGGTGGGGGTGTTTGTGGTGACTCAACTGCCTTATAACGTGCTGAAAGTCTACAGGGCCATGGACTCCGTCTACACCTTAGTGACCCACTGTGGGACCAGTAAAGTATTGGATCAGGCTGCTCAGGTGACTGAGAGCTTGGCCCTGTGTCACTGCTGCCTCAACCCCATCCTCTATGCCTTCGTCGGAGCCTCCTTCAAGCAGCAAATGGTGAAAGTGGTCAAGCAGCTGGgccagaagagaagaaagaggaggccaaaccctgcagaggaggaagggatggaAATGTCATTTAACAGCCACAATGGGTCTCAGGAGACAGACACCTTCTCAGTCTGA